The Zea mays cultivar B73 chromosome 7, Zm-B73-REFERENCE-NAM-5.0, whole genome shotgun sequence DNA segment GAACTGGTCGATGCGTGTAACTTAATATGGTACCAAAACCAGAGGTCTTGAGTTCAAATACTGGTTAgcacaattaaataaaataattattGCTCGCTCCTATTCCACGTCTGAAGCGTGAGAGAACCTCGATTTGAGAAGAGTGTTAAAATACAAGTGAATTGCCCACATCTCTTCATCAGTTTAATCTTTTGGGTTGAACTCGTTGGTACATGCAACTTAATATGTTAGCAGAACCAGAGGCCTCTGTTGGAGAGAGTGAAGTTGCTTATTGGGCCAACCCTAGAGGGTGGCTATACCATATTCATACATGGGCCTCATGGGCCCCATATACTCTAacacctccccccccccccccccccgcagtccGAACTTCCGTCACAGCATAGGATCCCCCCTCAGACTCAACTAGCCACTACTGATGTTGAGGCTCGAGCGAAACTCGGCGAAGGTCGAGGACggaagtcccttggtgaagatgtcggcaaacTGGGAGGTGGTCGGCACGTGGAGTACCCGAACATCGCCGACGGCGACGCGATCTCGAACGAAGTGAAgatcgatctccacatgcttggtccgctggtgctgcaccgggttggtggagaggtagacgacgctgacgttgtcgcagtagaccaacgtgctcctggagaggggactgtggagctcagCGAGGAGCTTTCAGAGCCACGCAGCCtccgccacgccgttggccacggcacggtactccgCCTCGGCGCTCGAGCGGGAGACGACCGGTTGGCGCTTCGACGACCAGGACACCAGGTTGCCGCCTAAGAAGACGGCTTAGCCGGAGGTGGAGCGCCGAGTGTCCGGGCACccggcccagtcagcgtcggtgtacacGACCAGCTCGGAGGCGGTGGACCGGTGAAGCAGAAGCCCGTAGTCGATGGTGCCCCGGAGGTAGCGGAGGAGGCGCTTAAGAGCCGCGAGGTGGGGCTCCCGGGGGTCGTGCATATGGAGACAGACCTGCTGCACAGCGTAGGAGATGTCCGGCCTGGTAAAGGTGAGGTACTGAAGGGCACCGGCAAGACTCCTGTACCCAGTGGGGTCCTCGACTGGGTCACCCTcggcctcagagagcttcgcctgcgtGTCGACTggggtggagcagggcttgcagtcaatcATCTTGGCGCGCTCCAGAATGTCAAGAGTGTACTGTCGCTGGTGAAGGAGTCCTGAGGGGCGAGGCTCAGCAGTGACCCCCAGGAAATGGTGAAGCACACCCAGATCCTTGACCAGAAACTCCCGCTGAAGCGCGTCGATGAGGCGGCGAAGAAGTGACAGACTGGAGGCGGTGAGGACGATGTCATCCACGTAGAGAAGCAAGTAGGCAGTCTCTGCTCCATGATGGTGGTCGAACAGAGACGTGTCTGACTTAGCCTCCACGAAGCCCAGTGTCACCAAGAACGTAGCCAGTCTGGAGTGCCACGCCCGGGGGGCCTGCTTGAGACCGTAGAGGGACCTGTTGAGCCGGCAGACCATGTCAGGGCGAGAGGAGTCCACGAACCCCGCCGGCTGACAGCAGTAGACGGTCTCGGGGAGGGTGTCGTGCAGGAAGgcgttcttgacgtcgagctggtgGACTGGCCAGGAGCGAGCAAGGGCCAATGAGAGTACCGTGCGGACGGTGGCCGGCTTCACAACCGGGCTGAAGGTCTCATCGTAGTCGACTCCGGGGCGCTGAGTGAAGCCCCGAAGAACCCAGCGAGCCTTGTACCGCTCTAGGGTACCATCGGCCCGCCGCTTGTGCGTCCAGATCCACTTGCCGGTGACGACGTTGGCGCCGGGCGGACAGGGAACCAGATCCCACGTCTGGTTGGCGACGAgtgccgcgtactcctcctccatcgcCCGACGCCAGTGGGGGTCCAGCAGGGCGGTGCGGACGGAGGAGGGTACCGGAGAAACCTGCGAGTCCCCGGGCGTGGCCGCCAGGACCCGAGGCGGCAGGGTACCAGCCGCGTGCcacgtcaccatcgggtggacgtgccgtGAGTTGCGGTGAAGGAGCGGCGGGTGGTACGCCGGCGTCTCGACACGTGCCGCGGGTGGCCGCGGCGGAGGTGTAGGTGTCCCTGGCGAGGACTGGGCCACCGGCGGCGCCGCCGGAGGAGAGGTTACCGGTGGGGACGGCGGCGGCGGTGCGAACCCCGACGGCGGTAGCCGGCGCTGGTAGACGCGCACCGGCTGGGCGAAGCGTGCCGGAGGGGCCGGCGGCGGCGGTCCCGCGGCCGGCGACATGGGCACTGGGGGCTGGCGCTAGTAGACACGCACCGGCTGTGCGAAGCGGGCCGGAGGGGCTGGTAGCGACGGCCCCGTAGGCGGTGAAGGCCCGCTCGACCCGAGGGCAGTCGGAGACGGGGCCCCGCGGAGAGGCGACACCACTGTAGGCGACACCACCGGACCCGGGCAAGGCACTGGGCCGGGAGTAGGACCGACAGGCGGCGAGCGAGTACCTGCAGAGAGAGGAAGTATAGGTGGCTCGACCACCGCATCAGTAGGAAAGAGAGTGAAGAGGTCAAGGTCACGGTCGAAGGAGGGtggtgtggtggtggtggagTAGGGAAACACGGACTCATCAAACACCACATGGCGAGAGATGAGGACCCGACGAGAGGAGAGGTCAAAGCAGCGGTAGCCCTTGTGGTCCGGGGAGTACCCGAGAAACACACAGAGGGTGGAACGGGGTGCTAGCTTATGAGGAGCAGTGGCAGCGGTGTTCGGGTAGCAAGCACACCCGAAGACACGAAGGTGGTCATAGCGCGGAGGGGTACCGAAGAGTGCCTGGTGAGGAGTGGGAGCCGGGCACGCAGTGGAAGGGAGACGGTTGAGGAGGTAGGTAGAGGTGTGGAGGCCCTCGGCCCAGAAGCGTGCCGGAAGGTGCGTCTGGAGAAGAAGAGTGCGGATGGTGTCGTTGGTCATGCGGATCATGCGCTCAGCCTTGCCGTTCTGGGAGGGAGGTATACGGGCAAGACATCCGCAACTGCATCCCGTGGGAGAGAAAGAAGTCACGGGAGGTGGAGTTATCGAACTCCCGACCATTGTCACACTGAACGGCCTTAATGGTGAGGCCGAACTGAGTGGtcacccaggcgaagaagtggcgGAGGGCGGGGAAAGCCTCAGACTTGGCACGCAAAGGAAAAGTCCACAcataatgagaaaaatcatcaagcaCCACAAGATAGTATTTGTAGCCTGACATACTGGTAATAGGTGAAGTCCACAAATCGCAGTGTACAAGATCAAATGCATGAGTAGCATgcgagaaagaagaagaaaaaggaagacGAACATGGCGGCCTAACTGGCACGCATGACAAAGATGCTCATCATGTGATCTAGTACATGGGATAGTGGCACTACGAGTAAGCTGTATCAAGGCATCGCGTCCGGGGTGACCAAGGCGACGATGCCAGGTAGTAGAAGGTGTAGTGGCAGCAAAAACAGCAGCTTTGTCAGGCGACGAAGACGAAGAAGAGGTGGCGTGCGGAAGCCGAAGGGTGTAGAGGGGGCCGGTGCTGTCACATCTGAGGAGGGGGCGCCGAGTTGCCGAGTCCTTCACAGTAAGACCAGAAGAGTCAAACTCGATAGAACAAGAATTATCAGCGGTAAAACGACGAATAGAGAGAAGATTGTGGACCAAAGAAGAAGCTACAAGAACATCAGGAATGCGAAAAGAGCTGGGAGTGCCGGCGGTACCCACAGATGTGACCGGAAGACACGAGCCATTCGCCACCATGATGGACGAAGGAAGAGAGGAAGGAGGGCGAACTGAGGTGAGTATACCAGGGTCGGGAGTGATGTGGTAGGTAGCACCGGTGTCCGCGATCCACTCGGGACCCGTCGGCGGAGTCAGTGGGAGTTTGG contains these protein-coding regions:
- the LOC100191359 gene encoding manganese-dependent ADP-ribose/CDP-alcohol diphosphatase isoform X1, with product MSPAAGPPPPAPPARFAQPVRVYQRRLPPSGFAPPPPSPPVTSPPAAPPVAQSSPGTPTPPPRPPAARVETPAYHPPLLHRNSRHVHPMVTWHAAGTLPPRVLAATPGDSQVSPVPSSVRTALLDPHWRRAMEEEYAALVANQTWDLVPCPPGANVVTGKWIWTHKRRADGTLERYKARWVLRGFTQRPGVDYDETFSPVVKPATVRTVLSLALARSWPVHQLDVKNAFLHDTLPETVYCCQPAGFVDSSRPDMVCRLNRSLYGLKQAPRAWHSRLATFLVTLGFVEAKSDTSLFDHHHGAETAYLLLYVDDIVLTASSLSLLRRLIDALQREFLVKDLGVLHHFLGVTAEPRPSGLLHQRQYTLDILERAKMIDCKPCSTPVDTQAKLSEAEGDPVEDPTGYRSLAGALQYLTFTRPDISYAVQQVCLHMHDPREPHLAALKRLLRYLRGTIDYGLLLHRSTASELVVYTDADWAGCPDTRRSTSG